One region of Acropora muricata isolate sample 2 chromosome 13, ASM3666990v1, whole genome shotgun sequence genomic DNA includes:
- the LOC136896507 gene encoding aminomethyltransferase, mitochondrial-like isoform X1 produces MTSFILRLFSRRVPCRVPRNDVSVPSVRALTKIPAPRGFATEHKEDLKKTALHDFHLELGGKMVPFCGWSMPVQYKEGVLPSHLHTRQEASLFDVSHMLQLKVHGNDRVKFLEGLVVADIQGLPDNTGSLSLFTTDRGGIIDDLIINKTPEYLYVVSNAGCAEKDLKHLQDRLAVSEDLDVAIEVLEDKALLALQGPKAAKVLQKGIQGDLNQMYFMHTAEMKVFGINNVRVTRCGYTGEDGFELSVAQDRAVDLAKALLESKDADVKPAGLGPRDSLRLEAGLCLYGNDIDEETTPVEAVLVWTIGKRRRAEADFPGADVILKQIKEKAKKKRIGLTSKGPPARGGTSVFDGDGNKVGHVTSGCPSPSLKQNIAMAYVSTEFTKPGTNLQLEVYKKRIDAQVVKMPFVPTKYHFGK; encoded by the exons ATGACTTCTTTTATTTTAAGGCTATTTTCCCGGAGAGTCCCTTGTAGAGTCCCTAGGAACGATGTTAGTGTACCGTCTGTCCGTGCACTTACGAAGATCCCAGCTCCTCGCGGATTTGCTACGGAACACAAG GAAGATCTGAAAAAGACTGCATTGCATGATTTCCATTTGGAGCTGGGAGGCAAAATGGTGCCTTTCTGCGGCTGGTCCATGCCCGTTCAATACAAGGAAGGTGTTTTGCCATCACATCTCCACACTCGACAAGAAGCATCTCTCTTTGACGTATCCCACATGTTGCAATTGAAAGTGCATGGAAACGACAGAGTGAAATTCCTAGAAGGATTAGTTGTTGCAGATATCCAAGGGCTGCCAGACAATACAGGGTCACTTTCTCTGTTTACGACAGACAGGGGTGGCATCATAGATGACTTGATCATTAACAAGACTCCAGAATATTTGTATGTGGTCTCCAATGCAGGATGTGCGGAAAAGGATCTTAAACATCTACAG GACAGGCTTGCTGTGAGTGAGGACTTGGATGTTGCCATAGAAGTTCTAGAGGATAAAGCTCTCTTAGCATTGCAAG GGCCTAAGGCAGCCAAAGTCCTTCAGAAAGGAATCCAAGGAGATCTGAATCAAATGTACTTTATGCACACTGCTGAAATGAAAGTGTTTGGGATAAATAATGTGCGAGTGACAAGATGCGGCTATACAGGGGAAGATGGATTTGAG CTGTCTGTGGCACAAGACAGAGCTGTTGATTTGGCCAAAGCGCTATTGGAAAGTAAAGATGCCGATGTCAAACCAGCTGGACTGGGACCGAGGGATAGTCTTCGACTGGAGGCAGGACTCTGTCTCTATGGCAACGACATTGATGAGGAAACAACGCCTGTCGAAGCAGTGCTTGTGTGGACAATAG GTAAAAGGCGTCGTGCAGAAGCAGACTTCCCAGGAGCCGATGTTATCctaaagcaaataaaagaaaaagccaaaaagaaaagaattggTTTAACATCCAAAGGTCCACCTGCTAGAG GTGGAACCTCAGTGTTTGATGGCGATGGCAACAAAGTCG gtcacgtgaccagcggcTGCCCATCACCAAGTCTCAAGCAGAACATTGCAATGGCTTATGTTTCAACCGAGTTCACCAAACCAGGCACAAATCTCCAATTAGAAGTTTACAAGAAAAGGATCGATGCACAAGTGGTAAAGATGCCTTTCGTTCCAACAAAGTACCATTTTGGAAAATGA
- the LOC136896507 gene encoding aminomethyltransferase, mitochondrial-like isoform X2: MVPFCGWSMPVQYKEGVLPSHLHTRQEASLFDVSHMLQLKVHGNDRVKFLEGLVVADIQGLPDNTGSLSLFTTDRGGIIDDLIINKTPEYLYVVSNAGCAEKDLKHLQDRLAVSEDLDVAIEVLEDKALLALQGPKAAKVLQKGIQGDLNQMYFMHTAEMKVFGINNVRVTRCGYTGEDGFELSVAQDRAVDLAKALLESKDADVKPAGLGPRDSLRLEAGLCLYGNDIDEETTPVEAVLVWTIGKRRRAEADFPGADVILKQIKEKAKKKRIGLTSKGPPARGGTSVFDGDGNKVGHVTSGCPSPSLKQNIAMAYVSTEFTKPGTNLQLEVYKKRIDAQVVKMPFVPTKYHFGK; this comes from the exons ATGGTGCCTTTCTGCGGCTGGTCCATGCCCGTTCAATACAAGGAAGGTGTTTTGCCATCACATCTCCACACTCGACAAGAAGCATCTCTCTTTGACGTATCCCACATGTTGCAATTGAAAGTGCATGGAAACGACAGAGTGAAATTCCTAGAAGGATTAGTTGTTGCAGATATCCAAGGGCTGCCAGACAATACAGGGTCACTTTCTCTGTTTACGACAGACAGGGGTGGCATCATAGATGACTTGATCATTAACAAGACTCCAGAATATTTGTATGTGGTCTCCAATGCAGGATGTGCGGAAAAGGATCTTAAACATCTACAG GACAGGCTTGCTGTGAGTGAGGACTTGGATGTTGCCATAGAAGTTCTAGAGGATAAAGCTCTCTTAGCATTGCAAG GGCCTAAGGCAGCCAAAGTCCTTCAGAAAGGAATCCAAGGAGATCTGAATCAAATGTACTTTATGCACACTGCTGAAATGAAAGTGTTTGGGATAAATAATGTGCGAGTGACAAGATGCGGCTATACAGGGGAAGATGGATTTGAG CTGTCTGTGGCACAAGACAGAGCTGTTGATTTGGCCAAAGCGCTATTGGAAAGTAAAGATGCCGATGTCAAACCAGCTGGACTGGGACCGAGGGATAGTCTTCGACTGGAGGCAGGACTCTGTCTCTATGGCAACGACATTGATGAGGAAACAACGCCTGTCGAAGCAGTGCTTGTGTGGACAATAG GTAAAAGGCGTCGTGCAGAAGCAGACTTCCCAGGAGCCGATGTTATCctaaagcaaataaaagaaaaagccaaaaagaaaagaattggTTTAACATCCAAAGGTCCACCTGCTAGAG GTGGAACCTCAGTGTTTGATGGCGATGGCAACAAAGTCG gtcacgtgaccagcggcTGCCCATCACCAAGTCTCAAGCAGAACATTGCAATGGCTTATGTTTCAACCGAGTTCACCAAACCAGGCACAAATCTCCAATTAGAAGTTTACAAGAAAAGGATCGATGCACAAGTGGTAAAGATGCCTTTCGTTCCAACAAAGTACCATTTTGGAAAATGA